In the Malaclemys terrapin pileata isolate rMalTer1 chromosome 12, rMalTer1.hap1, whole genome shotgun sequence genome, one interval contains:
- the LOC128846750 gene encoding olfactory receptor 10A4-like has protein sequence MVNPEWGNQTVLMEFILLGFGNLPELQTLLFLLFLVIYIATVAGNVLIFALVVADQQLHIPMYFFLGNLSCLETCYSSTILPRMLASLLTGDGTISFSGCITQYYFFGSLVAPECLLLSVMSYDRYLAICNPLHYAAHMSSRASLQLAGGSWVGGLLVNSITTLSISQLTFCGPNVIDHFFCDFIPHVKLSCNEPHLLETLAFTITFLFSLVPFLFILMSYICIIATILRILSATGRQKTFSTCSSHLIVVSIYYATLLIVYMFPSTDILSNFKKVLSVVYTVLTPLVNPLIYSLRNKEVQEALSKAYRKFMFVSWTFSKTIKQTSKVT, from the coding sequence ATGGTGAACCCAGAGTGGGGGAATCAAACGGTTCTCATGGAATTCATCCTGCtgggatttgggaatctccctgagCTACAaactcttctcttcctgctgtttctagTGATCTACATCGCGACTGTGGCTGGGAATGTCCTGATCTTTGcactagttgtggctgatcagcagCTTCACatccccatgtacttcttcctggggaacttgtcctgcttggagacctgctacagctCCACCATtctgcccaggatgctggcctctctcctgactggggacGGGACTATTTCATTCAGTGGGTGTATCACACAATATTATTTCTTTGGTTCTCTGGTTGCCCCAGAATGCCTTCTCCTGTCggtgatgtcttatgatcggtatttagcgatATGCAACCCACTGCACTATGCAGCCCATATGAGTAGCAGGGCCTCCCTCCAGCTTGCTGGTGGCTCTTGGGTAGGTGGCTTGCTAGTTAATAGCATAACAACGTTGTCAATATCACAGTTAACATTCTGTGGCCCCAACGTTATTGATCATTTCTTTTGCGATTTTATCCCCCATGTAAAGCTCTCATGCAATGAACCTCACCTGCTGGAAACGTTGGCTTTCACAATCACCTTCCTTTTCTCATTGGTTCCATTCCTATTTATCTTGATGTCCTACATCTGCATCATTgccaccatcctgagaatcctGTCCGCCACTGGGAGGCAAAAgaccttttccacctgctcctcccacctcatcgTGGTGAGCATTTATTATGCAACTCTGCTGATTGTCTATATGTTCCCAAGCACTGACATCCTGAGCAACTTCAAGAAAGTTCTCTCTGTCGTCTAcacagtcctgactcccctggtcaatcccctcatctacagcctgagaaacaaagaggtccAGGAGGCCCTGAGCAAAGCTTATAGAAAATTCATGTTTGTATCatggacattttcaaaaacaattaaGCAAACTTCAAAAGTAACATAG
- the LOC128846303 gene encoding olfactory receptor 6N1-like, producing the protein MESPEQGNQTSITEFILLGFGDLQELQILLFLLFLVIYIVTVAGNILIIVLVVTDQHLHTPMYFFLGNLSCLETCYTSTILPRMLAGPLTGDRTISFNGCVTQFYFVCSLVATECLLLSVMSYDRYLAICNPLHYATHMSHRSYPKLAGGCWIGGFLGNSINMFSMSQLTFCGPNGIDHFFCDLIPLVKLSCNDPHLMEMVTFTLTLLFSLVPFILTLMSYICIIATILRIPFTTGRQKAFSTCSSHLIVVSIYYGTPLIVYMFPTTNILSDFKKVLSVIYTVLSPLVNPLSINLLPKKQSGPGGPEESLQEIQV; encoded by the coding sequence ATGGAGAGTCCAGAGCAGGGAAACCAAACGTccatcacagaattcatcctcctgggatttggaGATCTCCAGGAACTGCAGatccttctcttcctgctgttccTAGTGATCTACATTGTGACCGTGGCAGGGAACATCCTTATCATTGTGTTAGTTGTGACTGATCAGcatcttcacacccccatgtacttcttcttggggaacttgtcctgcttggagacttgctacacctccaccatcctgcccaggatgctggctGGTCCCCTGACTGGGGACAGGACTATTTCATTCAATGGGTGTGTCACACAATTTTATTTCGTTTGTTCTCTAGTTGCTACAGAATGTCTTCTCCTATCGGTGATGTCTTATGATCGATATTTAGCCATATGCAATCCACTGCACTATGCAACCCATATGAGTCACAGGTCTTACCCGAAGCTCGCAGGTGGCTGTTGGATAGGTGGCTTCCTAGGTAATAGCATAAATATGTTCTCAATGTCTCAGTTAACATTCTGCGGCCCCAATGGtattgaccatttcttttgtgatcTCATCCCCCTTGTAAAACTCTCCTGCAATGATCCTCACCTCATGGAAATGGTGACTTTCACACTCACCTTGCTTTTCTCACTGGTCCCATTCATACTTACCTTGATGTCCTACATCTGCATCATTgccaccatcctgagaatcccgTTCACCACCGGGAGGCAAAAGGCATTTTCCACCTGCTCTTCCCACCTCATTGTGGTGAGCATTTATTATGGAACTCCGCTGATTGTCTACATGTTCCCAACCACCAACATTCTGAGTGACTTCAAGAAAGTTCTGTCTGTCATCTACACAGTTCTGAGTCCCCTGGTCAATCCCCTATCTATCAATCTACTGCCTAAGAAACAAAGTGGTCCAGGAGGCCCTGAGGAAAGCTTGCAGGAAATTCAAGTTTAG